The Sediminispirochaeta bajacaliforniensis DSM 16054 genome includes a region encoding these proteins:
- a CDS encoding biotin--[acetyl-CoA-carboxylase] ligase — protein sequence MDVLGCSNPFGGAVYYEPVVDSTMHRVRMLVSEGRKPGFVVAAGFQQSGRCRVSGRRWESAPGESLMFTVALPKDRVEGRGAPLPMIAALALATLIERKTTLHPLLKWPNDLLLDGKKVSGILCERYGSVAAVGIGLNVAQKSLPLEGREGNTSAFGATSLLLESGMLFDPLSLLPELLTALDAALSDSLWHRRCSDILYLRDREITLLDGDPNDGRKVRGRLVGIGERGELLLDTGAGEPDAFFSAEILFPRARDSEGAEGGPER from the coding sequence ATGGATGTTTTGGGCTGTTCAAACCCCTTCGGGGGTGCCGTTTACTACGAACCTGTCGTCGATTCCACCATGCATCGGGTTCGAATGCTGGTTTCCGAGGGCCGAAAACCCGGTTTTGTGGTGGCTGCGGGATTTCAGCAATCCGGCCGCTGCCGGGTATCCGGAAGGCGCTGGGAATCGGCTCCCGGAGAAAGTCTGATGTTCACCGTCGCTCTTCCGAAGGATCGTGTCGAGGGACGGGGGGCGCCCTTGCCCATGATTGCGGCCCTTGCTCTTGCGACCCTTATAGAGCGGAAAACGACGTTACACCCTCTTTTAAAGTGGCCGAACGACCTTTTGCTCGACGGCAAAAAGGTAAGCGGTATCCTTTGTGAGCGCTACGGTTCGGTTGCCGCCGTGGGGATCGGCTTGAATGTTGCCCAGAAATCCCTGCCGCTTGAGGGACGGGAAGGCAACACCTCCGCTTTCGGGGCTACCAGCCTCTTACTGGAGTCGGGGATGCTATTCGACCCTCTCAGCCTTCTGCCCGAGCTTCTTACGGCCCTTGATGCTGCGCTTTCCGATTCGCTTTGGCACCGGCGCTGCAGCGACATACTCTACCTCCGGGACCGGGAGATTACCTTGCTTGACGGTGACCCGAATGACGGTAGGAAGGTGCGCGGTCGTCTTGTGGGGATTGGAGAGCGCGGCGAACTCTTGCTTGACACCGGAGCCGGTGAGCCCGATGCTTTTTTTAGTGCTGAGATACTCTTTCCCCGCGCCAGGGACTCGGAGGGCGCCGAAGGCGGTCCTGAGCGATAG
- a CDS encoding HD domain-containing protein, with the protein MEKPTREDAWALLTKWTESEALIKHALSVEAVMRHLARKAGEDEEKWGIVGLIHDVDYEKYPEEHCVKVRELMEADHWPEEYIRAVQSHGWGICVDVEPQSVMEKSLFAVDELTGLVTATALVRPSRSVLDMKAKSVKKKWKSAGFAAGVDRSIIEKGAAMLGVEVSDLITDTIEGMRTVAEEIGLKGTVGEEG; encoded by the coding sequence ATGGAAAAGCCGACGCGGGAAGATGCATGGGCTCTTTTAACAAAGTGGACGGAATCAGAGGCTCTGATCAAACACGCATTGTCCGTCGAAGCGGTGATGCGGCATCTTGCCCGAAAGGCGGGTGAGGATGAAGAGAAGTGGGGCATCGTCGGTTTGATTCACGATGTCGATTATGAGAAGTATCCGGAAGAGCACTGCGTCAAGGTGAGGGAGCTGATGGAGGCCGACCACTGGCCCGAGGAGTATATTCGTGCGGTCCAAAGTCACGGCTGGGGAATTTGCGTCGATGTAGAGCCGCAAAGCGTAATGGAAAAGAGCCTTTTTGCCGTTGATGAATTGACAGGTTTAGTGACTGCCACTGCCTTGGTTCGTCCCTCCCGAAGCGTTTTGGATATGAAGGCGAAATCGGTAAAGAAAAAATGGAAGTCGGCGGGTTTTGCCGCCGGTGTCGACCGTTCGATTATCGAGAAGGGGGCCGCTATGCTCGGCGTCGAGGTGAGCGATCTTATCACCGATACTATCGAGGGAATGCGGACGGTCGCCGAAGAGATCGGCTTGAAGGGCACGGTCGGAGAAGAGGGCTAA
- the groL gene encoding chaperonin GroEL (60 kDa chaperone family; promotes refolding of misfolded polypeptides especially under stressful conditions; forms two stacked rings of heptamers to form a barrel-shaped 14mer; ends can be capped by GroES; misfolded proteins enter the barrel where they are refolded when GroES binds) — MAKQLSFNEEARRSLTRGVEKISNAVKVTLGPKGRNVLIDKKFGAPTVTKDGVSVAKEVELEDPFENMGAQLLKEVATKTNDVAGDGTTTATVLAYSIIKEGMKSVAAGINPMGIKRGIDKAVEDAIAEIKKNAKEIKDKEEIAQVATISANNDREIGDEIANAMEKVGKDGVITVEESKNIDTSTDFVEGMQFDRGYLSPYFATNRETMTAVLESPYILIHDKKISNMKDLLPILEKVAQANKPILIIAEDVDGEALATLVVNSIRGTLNAVAVKAPGFGDRRKAMLEDIAILTGGQVISEELGMKLESTDLTQLGQAKTVKVEKENTTIINGEGKASDLKDRIAQIKAQIEDTTSDYDREKLQERLAKLAGGVAVINVGAATEVELKEKKHRVEDALSATRAAIEEGVIPGGGLTLIQAVHALEKKDISSFGDEEQVGYRIVRRALEEPIRQIAINAGLDGAIIADKAKHEKKGIGFDAGKMEWTDMLKAGIIDPAKVTRSALQNAASIAALLLTTECSITDLPEKNEPAAGAPGAGMGGMGGMGGMGGMM; from the coding sequence ATGGCGAAACAGCTCAGTTTTAACGAAGAGGCCCGCAGATCACTGACCAGGGGCGTTGAGAAGATTTCCAACGCGGTAAAGGTTACCCTTGGGCCCAAGGGACGAAATGTTCTGATTGACAAGAAATTCGGTGCTCCTACAGTCACCAAGGACGGTGTTTCCGTCGCGAAAGAGGTTGAGCTCGAAGATCCTTTTGAGAACATGGGTGCTCAGCTGCTGAAAGAGGTGGCGACCAAAACCAATGATGTTGCCGGTGACGGAACCACCACTGCGACGGTTCTTGCCTACTCCATTATTAAAGAGGGGATGAAGAGCGTTGCCGCCGGAATCAACCCCATGGGTATCAAGCGCGGAATCGACAAGGCTGTTGAAGATGCGATTGCGGAAATCAAGAAAAATGCAAAAGAGATCAAGGACAAGGAAGAGATCGCTCAGGTTGCAACCATTTCCGCCAACAACGATCGTGAGATTGGTGATGAGATCGCCAATGCAATGGAAAAGGTCGGAAAGGACGGTGTCATCACCGTTGAGGAGTCGAAGAACATCGACACTTCAACCGACTTCGTCGAGGGTATGCAGTTCGATCGCGGTTATCTCTCTCCCTATTTCGCAACCAACCGCGAGACCATGACTGCCGTTCTTGAAAGCCCTTATATCTTGATTCACGACAAGAAGATTTCCAACATGAAGGATCTTCTTCCCATTCTTGAGAAGGTTGCCCAGGCCAATAAGCCGATTCTTATCATTGCCGAGGATGTGGATGGTGAGGCTCTTGCCACCCTGGTTGTCAACAGCATCCGCGGAACCCTGAATGCCGTTGCGGTTAAGGCCCCGGGTTTCGGTGATCGCCGAAAGGCTATGCTCGAAGATATCGCTATTCTTACCGGTGGGCAGGTGATTAGCGAAGAGCTTGGAATGAAGCTCGAAAGCACCGATCTCACTCAGCTCGGTCAGGCAAAGACCGTCAAGGTTGAGAAAGAAAACACCACCATCATCAATGGTGAGGGTAAGGCTTCCGATCTTAAGGACCGAATTGCTCAGATCAAGGCCCAGATCGAGGATACCACCAGCGATTACGACCGCGAGAAGCTCCAGGAGCGACTTGCCAAATTGGCCGGCGGTGTCGCCGTGATCAATGTCGGTGCGGCAACCGAGGTTGAATTGAAGGAGAAGAAGCACCGGGTTGAGGATGCTCTTTCCGCTACCAGGGCCGCCATCGAAGAAGGGGTTATCCCCGGCGGTGGTCTTACCCTGATCCAGGCAGTACACGCCCTCGAGAAAAAGGATATTTCCTCCTTTGGTGATGAGGAGCAGGTAGGATACAGGATCGTCCGCCGCGCCTTGGAAGAACCGATCCGCCAGATCGCCATCAATGCCGGTCTCGACGGTGCGATCATTGCGGACAAGGCAAAGCACGAGAAGAAGGGCATCGGTTTCGACGCCGGAAAGATGGAATGGACCGATATGCTCAAGGCTGGGATTATTGATCCTGCCAAGGTTACCCGCAGTGCTCTTCAGAACGCCGCTTCCATTGCAGCGCTTCTGCTTACCACCGAGTGCTCCATTACCGATCTGCCCGAGAAGAATGAGCCCGCTGCCGGTGCTCCTGGTGCCGGAATGGGAGGCATGGGCGGAATGGGAGGCATGGGCGGTATGATGTAA
- the yajC gene encoding preprotein translocase subunit YajC, with translation MMEMLANLPILMGAPEGAAGSGGSGQMMTTFVTFGLVILIFYFLIIRPQNKKQKDAKKMLEALKKGDRVVSIGGIRGTVVSVKDQTVVLKVDDNTKLEFTKSAISTVVEQGKEEASSSKKDA, from the coding sequence ATGATGGAGATGTTAGCTAATTTACCCATATTGATGGGAGCTCCGGAGGGTGCCGCGGGCAGCGGTGGTTCCGGACAGATGATGACGACGTTCGTCACTTTTGGGCTCGTTATTCTGATTTTTTACTTTCTGATCATTCGTCCTCAGAATAAAAAGCAAAAAGATGCGAAGAAGATGCTTGAAGCCTTAAAGAAGGGCGACCGGGTGGTCAGTATCGGCGGAATTCGCGGAACTGTTGTTTCCGTCAAGGACCAGACCGTTGTTTTGAAGGTGGACGATAATACCAAGCTCGAGTTTACCAAGAGTGCGATATCTACAGTAGTTGAACAGGGTAAGGAAGAGGCCTCTTCATCCAAGAAAGACGCCTAA